Below is a genomic region from Rhodothermales bacterium.
ACGCATGGACCTGCTTGCGGTGGTTGCGGCGCACGTCGACCCTCGTCGTGTATGGTGCGAGGCCTGTTCGGATGGCGAAGCGAGACGAGATCACACGGCTTCTCAAAGCCTGCAGCGGAGGAGATCGGGCATCCTTCGATCGCCTGATTCCGCTGATCTACGACCGCCTGAAGGACGTTGCGCGTGCGAGACTACGCGCCGAAGATCCGGCACACACGCTCAACACGACCGGCCTTGTACACGAGGCGTACCTGAAGCTGGTCCATGTTCGGGACGTCGACTGGCAGGATCGCGCCCACTTCATGGCGATCGCTTCCCGCACGATGCGTCAGATTCTGATCGACGCCGCCCGGCATCGCAAGGCTGCGAAGCGCGGGGCGGGAGAGAAGGCCATGCCGATCACCGAAGATCTCCCGATATCCGACAGTTACTCCGAAACGCTGCTC
It encodes:
- a CDS encoding sigma-70 family RNA polymerase sigma factor yields the protein MAKRDEITRLLKACSGGDRASFDRLIPLIYDRLKDVARARLRAEDPAHTLNTTGLVHEAYLKLVHVRDVDWQDRAHFMAIASRTMRQILIDAARHRKAAKRGAGEKAMPITEDLPISDSYSETLLDLDDALQRLEMHHFRAAEVLQHRYFAGYTNDDIAQMLGISLSTVERELRFARAWLGRDWHAATNIAEARSNGS